A window of Paenibacillus phoenicis genomic DNA:
CAAAAATCGGATCTCGGATTAACGCCTGCAAACGATGGTTCGTCCATTCGCTTGACGATTCCAGCCTTAACGGAAGAACGTCGGATCGAGCTCGTGAAGATGACGAAGAAATTCGGTGAGGAAGCAAAGGTGGCGATCCGCAACATTCGCCGCGATGCGAACGACGACATCAAGAAGCTGGAGAAAACCGACATTTCCGAGGATGAATCGCGCCGGCATCAGGAAGACATTCAGAAAACAACGGATAAATTTATCGCGGAAGTGGATAAGGTCCTCGCTGCGAAAGAAAAAGAGATCATGGAAGTCTAAGAGACAAAAAGCGGCCCCTCCTATTACGGTGGGGTTTTGTCTCTTTTTCATCATCGGCTGGAGGAAAAGGAATGATCAAGTTATTTCAACCTTGGCGGAAAAAGAAAAATCCTGGGGCATTCGTCAGCCTGTCCCCGGACAATATCCCGAAACATGTTGCGATTATTATGGACGGGAACGGAAGATGGGCGCGCAGGCTTGGTATGCCGCGAATCGTCGGCCATCGATCGGGGATGAAAGCCGTCAAGCGGGCGACGATCGCTGCCGACGAACTTGGCATTTCCATTTTGACGCTGTATGCTTTCTCAACGGAAAATTGGAAACGGCCGAAGGATGAAGTGGACTATTTGATGTCGCTTCCGCAGGAGTTTCTGGCGATCGAGCTGGATGAATTGGTTGAAAAGAACGTCCAGGTTCGCATGATGGGACATACGGATGAGCTGCCCGCGCATACGATTGCGGCAATGGAGGAAGCGATTGAGCGGACGAAGCACAATACCGGCTTGATCTTGAATTTTGCTTTGAATTACGGCAGCCGTCGCGAAATTACGGAAAGCGTCAAGGGTATCGCGAAGGCTGTACAATCCGGGGAGCTGTCGGTGGAGGACATTACGCCGGATACGATTGAATCCCGGCTGTTGTCCGCCGGGTTGCCTGATCCGGATTTGCTGATTCGGACGAGCGGAGAACTGCGATTAAGTAATTTTATGTTATGGCAAACGGCGTATAGTGAGCTTTGGTTCACGGATATTTTCTGGCCTGATTTCAGCAAGGAGCATTTGGTTCAAGCGGTGGCGGAGTATCAACGCCGCACGCGGCGGTACGGTGGATTAACCTAGCGATGGAAGGTGTAGACTGGTGAAACAGCGGTTGATAACGGGGATCATTGCCGGCGGCTTTTTCCTCGGAATGTGCTGGCTTGGCGGAACTCTCTATCATGTACTCATCATGCTTATGGCGCTCATCGGATATTACGAATTCGTACGCATGACGCGCATCCCAGCGTTCCAGGGCACGGCCATCCTGGGCTATTTAGGCGTGGTTTATCTTGCGTTTCCGTGGCGGCTGCTTGAGATCGACAGACCGCTGAGCGATTCGGCGGTATTGTGGCTATTCATGCTGCTCTTCCTGGCGGTGACCGTGATCAGTAAGAACGAGATCCCAATCGGTCAGGTCGCCTTGCTCTATATAGGTATGGTTTATGTCGGCATCGGATTTGCGGCGATTGCGGAAACTCGCAATACGACCGATGGTCACGGCTTATTCTGGACGTTTCTGATGCTGGCGTCGATCTGGAGCAGTGATGCGGGCGCTTATTTTGCCGGGCGGCGGTTCGGGAAGCATAAGCTTTGGCCTGCGATCAGTCCGAACAAAACCGTCGAAGGGGCGCTGGGCGGCGTTTTGCTGGCGGTCATCGTTGCGGTGATCTTTGCGCTCGCTTCCGGCGGGTTGCTTACGGTCGGACGAGCCGTGCTGATCGGGATATCTGCCGCAGTCGTCGGCCAATTTGGCGACCTGATCCAATCGGCGTACAAGCGCGTATATGGCATCAAGGATTCCGGCAAGCTGTTGCCGGGTCATGGCGGGATTTTGGACCGGTGCGACAGTTGGATTACGGTGTTCCCGTTCATACATATCCTAACCCTTCTTCCTTAGTAAGGTGGATTTAAAATCGGCTTCCCATCACGAAGTGAACTCAGGGGTGCGGAATCGGCGTCGAATCTTGAATTCAGCCGGGCCTTCCGTTGCTCACGTACCCCCATGTACGCTGCGCTACTCAGTCCCTAGCTTCATCCAACCTTCTTGGTGCTGAAAACCCGATTTTAAATCTTTTATTGAACTGGTGAATTTAGAATCGGCTTCCCATCACGAAGCGAACTCAGGGGTGCGGAATCGGCGTCGAATCTTGAATTCAGCCGGGCTAACGGACACCAGTGGTCTTATTGGTGTAAATAAGAAGGGTTACAGAAGCTAACGGACCTCAGAGACCTTAATTGGGCAAAAGACATCAAGTGAGATGCTTTTGGCTTGAAATAACATCCCTGGAGTCCGTTACAGCGGGAAATGGTCGGGAAATAGATAAATAACGGCGCTACGGTCCGTTAGAAGGTAGGTAGGTGCAACAATGAAGAAAATCGCGTTGATTGGCTCGACCGGTTCCATCGGCACGCAAACGCTGGATGTGATCCGGGCGTATCCCGGGGAGTTTCGGCTGGAAGGATTGGCGGCGGGCAGCAATCTGGAGTTGTTTGCTAAACAAGTCCATGAGTTTCGGCCCCGTAAAGCCTCAGTTGCCACCAAACAATTGGCTGACCGGATTCGTCCGGAGCTGCCGGAAGGCGTGGAGCTCTACTATGGCGAGCAAGGGTTGATCGAAGTGGCAGCGGGAACCGATGCCGATACGGTTGTGACGGCCATTGTCGGCAGCGCAGGGCTGCCCGCGACACTTGCGGCAATCGAGGAAGGCAAGCACATTGCGTTGGCGAACAAGGAAACGCTGGTGACGGCCGGGCACCTGGTCACAGAGCTGGCACAGCGCAAAGGAGTCGCGCTGCTTCCGGTCGACAGCGAGCACTCAGCCATTTTCCAATGCCTGAACGGTGAAAACAAGCAAGAAGTTCGTCAAATTACGTTGACGGCTTCCGGCGGTTCATTCCGGGATCTGACGCGAAATCAGCTTCGGGATGTCACGGTAGAGGACGCCTTAAAGCATCCCAACTGGTCGATGGGCGCTAAAATTACTATCGACTCGGCCACGATGGTCAACAAAGGATTGGAAGTCATCGAAGCGCACTGGTTGTTTGGGCTTCCCTTTGAGCAAATCGGGGTCTTACTGCACCCGGAAAGCATCATCCACTCCTTCGTTGAATATCGTGACGGCAGCGTGATCGCCCAGTTAGGGACACCGGACATGCGCGTGCCGATCCAATATGCGCTGACCTATCCGCATCGCTGGCCATCGGCGGCGAAACGGTTGTCGTTGGCCGAGATCGGGAAGCTGCATTTTCGGGAGATGGACTTCGAGCGGTTCCCTTGTTTAAGACTTGCCTATGAGTGTGGTAAAATAGGAGGTACGGCAACCAGCGTTTACAATGCCGCGAATGAAGCGGCAGTCGCCCGCTTTTTGAAAGGGGAGATTCCTTTCTTGCAGATCGAGGCGATTATTGAAACGGCGTTAGCCAAACATGAGGTACAGTCCCATCCGGATCTGGAAACGATTCGCGAAGCGGATCGTTGGGCAAGAGCCCTTGCTGAGACGCTTTAATCGCGGTGAGGCTTTCGCACCATTAGAAGAACCTCGTGATCAAAAGCTGTAGGCGGCGGTATTCTCTTGTGCCTGATCGGAGAATATATTAATCTAAAGTAACGTTGGACGATCCGTGGCCAGAAGGGGGATGCTTACGCTTGGAATTGCTGAAAATCATATTTTTGACGGTGCTCAT
This region includes:
- the frr gene encoding ribosome recycling factor, translated to MPQTIKKHAEERMEKAIQALRRDLSTLRAGRATPSLLDRIQVDYYGSPTPINQLANINTPDSRTLLIQPWDKSSLSEIERAIQKSDLGLTPANDGSSIRLTIPALTEERRIELVKMTKKFGEEAKVAIRNIRRDANDDIKKLEKTDISEDESRRHQEDIQKTTDKFIAEVDKVLAAKEKEIMEV
- a CDS encoding isoprenyl transferase, with product MIKLFQPWRKKKNPGAFVSLSPDNIPKHVAIIMDGNGRWARRLGMPRIVGHRSGMKAVKRATIAADELGISILTLYAFSTENWKRPKDEVDYLMSLPQEFLAIELDELVEKNVQVRMMGHTDELPAHTIAAMEEAIERTKHNTGLILNFALNYGSRREITESVKGIAKAVQSGELSVEDITPDTIESRLLSAGLPDPDLLIRTSGELRLSNFMLWQTAYSELWFTDIFWPDFSKEHLVQAVAEYQRRTRRYGGLT
- a CDS encoding phosphatidate cytidylyltransferase; this encodes MKQRLITGIIAGGFFLGMCWLGGTLYHVLIMLMALIGYYEFVRMTRIPAFQGTAILGYLGVVYLAFPWRLLEIDRPLSDSAVLWLFMLLFLAVTVISKNEIPIGQVALLYIGMVYVGIGFAAIAETRNTTDGHGLFWTFLMLASIWSSDAGAYFAGRRFGKHKLWPAISPNKTVEGALGGVLLAVIVAVIFALASGGLLTVGRAVLIGISAAVVGQFGDLIQSAYKRVYGIKDSGKLLPGHGGILDRCDSWITVFPFIHILTLLP
- a CDS encoding 1-deoxy-D-xylulose-5-phosphate reductoisomerase, with the protein product MKKIALIGSTGSIGTQTLDVIRAYPGEFRLEGLAAGSNLELFAKQVHEFRPRKASVATKQLADRIRPELPEGVELYYGEQGLIEVAAGTDADTVVTAIVGSAGLPATLAAIEEGKHIALANKETLVTAGHLVTELAQRKGVALLPVDSEHSAIFQCLNGENKQEVRQITLTASGGSFRDLTRNQLRDVTVEDALKHPNWSMGAKITIDSATMVNKGLEVIEAHWLFGLPFEQIGVLLHPESIIHSFVEYRDGSVIAQLGTPDMRVPIQYALTYPHRWPSAAKRLSLAEIGKLHFREMDFERFPCLRLAYECGKIGGTATSVYNAANEAAVARFLKGEIPFLQIEAIIETALAKHEVQSHPDLETIREADRWARALAETL